In Candidatus Atribacteria bacterium ADurb.Bin276, a single genomic region encodes these proteins:
- a CDS encoding putative permease: MDGGEDLKKLSWKSFRGLYIIAIISVLVYFWLPREGLRIYRVVFDNILFMLGIIPPVFILVGLFDVWIPREKVTRHLGDRSGLKGTGISIALGALAAGPLYAAFPIAEVMLRKGTSLRNIFIFIGAWSTMKIPMLLFEIQSLGPRFAISRYAMSFLGVFLIAFFLDKFLVDDEKKNIIEKFQ; this comes from the coding sequence ATGGATGGTGGTGAGGATTTGAAAAAATTATCTTGGAAAAGCTTTCGAGGATTATATATTATTGCAATTATCAGCGTATTGGTTTATTTTTGGCTTCCTCGAGAGGGATTACGAATTTATCGCGTGGTATTTGACAATATCCTGTTTATGCTGGGTATTATTCCGCCGGTATTCATTTTAGTTGGTTTATTTGATGTTTGGATCCCTCGTGAAAAAGTGACTCGCCATCTGGGTGATCGTTCCGGGTTGAAAGGAACGGGCATATCAATAGCTTTAGGAGCCCTGGCGGCTGGACCACTCTATGCAGCTTTCCCAATAGCAGAAGTTATGCTTCGAAAGGGAACCAGCTTAAGAAACATATTCATATTTATTGGTGCCTGGTCGACGATGAAAATTCCTATGCTCCTCTTTGAAATTCAAAGTTTAGGACCTCGTTTTGCTATAAGCCGTTATGCCATGTCATTTTTAGGAGTATTCTTAATAGCTTTCTTTCTTGATAAATTTCTGGTGGATGACGAGAAAAAAAATATTATTGAAAAATTTCAATAG